A portion of the Gammaproteobacteria bacterium genome contains these proteins:
- a CDS encoding primosomal protein N', with protein sequence MTAETILRVAIPSALPESFDYLAPAGVSAAALSPGMRVAVRLGRQARVGVIAEVADETAVARERLKSVERVLDESPVVPAPLFGLLQWVARYYHQPLGGVLRTAMPLLARRGAAPQIPQTVFWECVAGGEPPSPRAVKQRALLDYLEDAGRLDEAALARRFPDWRPVMRRLLHRRLVARHEEPAMPAPAPRAPGHRLNREQQAAVDAVAAGFGEFHRHLLEGVTGSGKTEVYLALCEQALERGEQALVLVPEIALTAQTVERFRAQLPGTVCVFHSGLTDRERFHCWSAALSGDAGVVIGTRSAVFLPFKRLGLAVVDEEHDASYKQSESSFRYHARDVAIKRAQTGSLPVVLGSATPSLESLHNALEGRYARRHLTRRAAGAAPPRWRVIDLRGSRLEDGLSPPLLAAMRDRLAAREQVLLFLNRRGYAPVMLCRDCGGALSCARCDARLVYHLRDGRLHCHHCGVSSRPPGACSGCGGDMRLVGLGTEKVEQHLTRLFPETGIVRIDTDAVRRKNELERRLERVRSGDAGIVLGTQMLTKGHHFPAMTLVGIVNADQSLFAADFRAIERLGQLIVQVGGRAGRGGAAGEVMLQTHHPHHPQLQVLLKSGYGAFALQLLPQREAAQLPPYRHLAVIRARSAGSGEAAAFLDLVHRSSEEFARRHATQVFPPAPMMMEKKAGHYRAQLLLSAAAAHSLNACLAALLPVAARLARRRKVRWHVDVDPCEAV encoded by the coding sequence ATGACCGCCGAAACCATCCTGCGCGTCGCCATTCCGTCGGCTCTGCCGGAAAGCTTTGATTACCTCGCGCCGGCGGGCGTGTCCGCCGCCGCGTTGTCGCCGGGTATGCGGGTCGCCGTCCGGCTCGGCAGGCAGGCCCGCGTCGGCGTCATCGCCGAGGTCGCGGACGAGACCGCGGTGGCGCGCGAGCGGTTGAAATCCGTCGAGCGCGTTCTGGACGAATCGCCCGTTGTCCCGGCGCCGTTGTTCGGGTTGTTGCAGTGGGTCGCGCGTTACTACCATCAGCCGCTGGGCGGCGTGCTGCGAACCGCGATGCCGCTGCTGGCGCGCCGCGGCGCGGCGCCGCAAATTCCGCAGACTGTTTTCTGGGAATGTGTCGCGGGCGGTGAGCCGCCATCGCCGCGGGCCGTGAAGCAGCGGGCGCTGCTGGATTATCTGGAAGACGCCGGGCGCCTCGACGAGGCGGCGCTGGCGCGCCGGTTTCCGGATTGGCGCCCGGTGATGCGGCGCCTGCTTCATCGCCGCCTCGTCGCGCGCCATGAGGAGCCGGCGATGCCCGCGCCGGCGCCGCGCGCGCCGGGGCACCGTCTCAACCGCGAGCAGCAGGCGGCGGTGGACGCGGTGGCGGCGGGCTTCGGCGAATTTCACCGCCACCTGCTGGAGGGCGTCACCGGCAGCGGCAAGACCGAGGTGTATCTGGCGCTGTGCGAGCAGGCGCTGGAACGCGGCGAGCAGGCGCTGGTGCTGGTGCCTGAAATCGCGCTGACGGCGCAGACGGTCGAGCGCTTCCGCGCGCAGTTGCCGGGGACGGTTTGCGTGTTTCATTCCGGGCTGACCGACCGCGAGCGCTTTCACTGCTGGAGCGCCGCGCTCAGCGGCGACGCCGGCGTCGTCATCGGCACGCGCTCGGCGGTGTTTCTGCCGTTCAAACGCCTCGGTCTCGCGGTCGTGGACGAGGAGCACGATGCGTCCTACAAGCAAAGCGAGTCGTCTTTCCGCTACCACGCGCGGGATGTCGCCATCAAGCGTGCGCAAACCGGTTCGCTGCCGGTCGTCCTCGGCAGCGCGACGCCGTCGCTGGAGTCGCTGCACAACGCGCTCGAAGGCCGCTACGCGCGCCGCCATCTGACGCGCCGCGCCGCCGGCGCCGCGCCGCCGCGCTGGCGGGTGATTGACTTGCGCGGCAGCCGCCTTGAAGACGGCCTGTCGCCGCCGCTGCTGGCGGCGATGCGCGACCGCCTCGCCGCGCGCGAACAGGTGCTGCTGTTTCTGAACCGCCGCGGCTACGCGCCGGTGATGCTGTGCCGCGACTGCGGCGGCGCGCTGTCGTGCGCGCGCTGCGACGCCCGCCTGGTGTACCACCTGCGCGACGGGCGGCTGCACTGCCATCATTGCGGCGTGTCGTCGCGCCCGCCCGGCGCCTGCTCCGGCTGCGGCGGCGACATGCGGCTGGTCGGACTCGGCACCGAGAAGGTCGAGCAACATCTGACGCGGCTGTTCCCCGAAACCGGCATTGTGCGCATTGACACCGACGCGGTGCGGCGCAAGAACGAACTCGAGCGCCGCCTCGAGCGGGTGCGCAGCGGCGACGCCGGCATCGTGCTGGGGACGCAGATGCTGACGAAGGGCCACCACTTTCCGGCGATGACGCTGGTCGGCATCGTCAACGCCGACCAGAGTTTGTTCGCCGCCGACTTCAGGGCCATCGAGCGCCTCGGCCAGTTGATTGTGCAGGTCGGCGGGCGCGCCGGGCGCGGCGGCGCCGCCGGCGAGGTGATGCTGCAAACCCACCACCCGCACCATCCGCAACTGCAAGTGCTGCTGAAAAGCGGCTACGGCGCGTTCGCGCTGCAACTGCTGCCGCAGCGCGAGGCGGCGCAACTGCCGCCGTACCGCCACCTCGCCGTCATCCGCGCGCGTTCCGCCGGCAGCGGCGAAGCCGCCGCCTTTCTCGACCTCGTGCACCGTTCCTCGGAGGAATTCGCGCGCCGGCATGCGACGCAGGTGTTTCCGCCGGCGCCGATGATGATGGAGAAAAAAGCCGGGCACTACCGCGCGCAACTGCTGCTGAGCGCCGCCGCCGCGCACTCGCTCAACGCCTGCCTGGCGGCGCTGCTGCCCGTCGCCGCGCGTCTCGCGCGCCGCCGCAAGGTGCGGTGGCATGTGGATGTGGACCCGTGCGAGGCCGTCTGA
- a CDS encoding rhomboid family intramembrane serine protease: protein MFFFPLFDDNPTRRRPLVCWFVIAACVAVFLWQSALPPAAAYAAVLAYGMIPAALFGDAAAQALPAWTTPLSSMFLHGGWMHLIGNMVYLWIFGDNVEDSMGRLRFVLFYLACGVAAAMTQVVVDPGSQIPLIGASGGIAGVLGAYLVLHPRANVRVFMWFFIIIQMINVPAFIVLGAWIALQFLSAPAALAADGGVAYFAHIGGFVAGMVLVPFFRRRDIPLLGAPRSRSWSHHAGVTRDEIRYAVAKNRERRPD from the coding sequence GTGTTTTTCTTTCCGTTGTTCGACGACAACCCGACCCGGCGGCGGCCGCTGGTGTGCTGGTTTGTCATCGCCGCCTGCGTCGCGGTGTTTTTGTGGCAGTCGGCGCTGCCGCCCGCCGCCGCCTACGCCGCGGTGCTCGCCTACGGCATGATTCCGGCGGCATTGTTCGGCGACGCCGCGGCGCAGGCGCTTCCGGCGTGGACGACGCCGCTGTCGTCCATGTTTCTGCACGGCGGCTGGATGCACCTGATTGGCAACATGGTGTATCTGTGGATCTTCGGCGACAATGTCGAGGACAGCATGGGGCGTTTGCGTTTTGTGCTGTTCTATCTCGCCTGCGGCGTCGCCGCGGCGATGACCCAGGTCGTCGTGGACCCCGGTTCGCAGATTCCGCTGATTGGCGCGTCGGGCGGCATCGCCGGAGTGCTCGGCGCGTACCTGGTGCTGCACCCGCGCGCCAATGTGCGCGTGTTCATGTGGTTTTTCATCATCATCCAGATGATCAATGTGCCGGCCTTCATCGTGCTCGGCGCGTGGATTGCGCTGCAATTCCTGAGCGCGCCGGCGGCGCTCGCGGCGGACGGCGGCGTCGCCTATTTCGCGCACATCGGCGGCTTCGTCGCCGGCATGGTGCTGGTGCCTTTTTTCCGCCGCCGCGACATTCCGCTGCTGGGCGCGCCGCGCAGCCGCAGCTGGAGCCATCACGCCGGCGTCACCCGCGACGAGATACGCTACGCGGTCGCAAAAAACCGCGAACGCCGCCCCGACTGA
- the rpsU gene encoding 30S ribosomal protein S21 — MPSIRIRENEPFDIALRRFRRVCEKAGIMAEVRRREYYEKPTAARKRKAVAAVKRHLRRRSMISRRTRRY; from the coding sequence ATGCCAAGTATTCGAATCAGGGAAAACGAGCCGTTTGACATCGCCTTGAGGCGGTTTCGGCGCGTCTGCGAGAAGGCCGGCATCATGGCCGAGGTACGCAGGCGCGAGTATTACGAAAAGCCGACGGCGGCCCGTAAACGCAAAGCCGTGGCGGCCGTCAAGCGCCATCTGCGCCGCCGTTCGATGATCTCCCGCAGAACCCGCCGTTACTGA
- a CDS encoding GatB/YqeY domain-containing protein, whose amino-acid sequence MKSRIADDMKAALKSGDKRRLAVLRLMLSDIKRAEIDARAELNEAAILAVLNKMAKQRKESIGQFADAGRDDLREQEQFELGVIGDYLPEPLSGDELARLVERAVEQTGAADIKAMGKVMSAVKTLAEGRADMAEVSRLVKQRLSAP is encoded by the coding sequence ATGAAATCGCGCATCGCGGACGACATGAAAGCCGCGTTGAAATCCGGCGACAAGCGCCGGCTCGCGGTGCTGCGCCTGATGCTGTCCGACATCAAGCGCGCCGAGATTGACGCGCGCGCCGAACTCAATGAGGCCGCGATCCTCGCCGTCCTCAACAAGATGGCGAAGCAGCGCAAGGAATCCATCGGCCAGTTCGCCGACGCCGGGCGCGACGACTTGCGCGAGCAGGAACAGTTTGAACTCGGCGTCATCGGCGATTACCTGCCCGAGCCGCTGTCCGGCGACGAACTGGCGCGGCTGGTCGAGCGCGCCGTCGAGCAGACCGGCGCCGCCGACATCAAGGCGATGGGCAAGGTGATGAGCGCCGTCAAGACCCTCGCCGAAGGCCGCGCCGACATGGCCGAAGTCAGCCGCCTCGTCAAGCAGCGCCTGTCGGCGCCCTGA
- a CDS encoding FAD-dependent oxidoreductase → MSDPMQFLNLPRQSPAKTAVEMRLREWDEIYGQFDPEQAARQSGRCLACGNPYCEWKCPVHNYIPDWLKLIEEGNLFEAAELSHKTNSLPEICGRICPQDRLCEGACTLNDGFGAVTIGAVEKYITDEALKAGWRPDLSGVEATGKRVGIVGAGPAGLACADVLARNGIEAVVYDRYPEIGGLLTFGIPPFKLEKHIVRTRRQLLEEMGVQFRLETGVGDDIPFQALLDEYNAVFLGMGTYTPMRGGFPGEDLAGVHEALPYLVSNINRQLNYRDDLAEFAGMEGRRVVVLGGGDTAMDCVRTAVRQRAASVACVYRRDEDNMPGSRREVANAKEEGVRFVFNRQPTAIAGGAGGVEGVRVAETRLGAPDRRGRRRPEIVAGSEQTIAADRVIVAFGFRPSPPPWFSDFNIALDNDGKVIAPARGDFPFQTANPKVFAGGDMVRGSDLVVTAVFEGREAAMGIADYLQVA, encoded by the coding sequence ATGTCCGACCCGATGCAATTCCTGAACCTGCCGCGCCAAAGCCCGGCCAAGACCGCGGTGGAGATGCGCCTGCGCGAGTGGGACGAGATTTACGGCCAGTTCGACCCGGAGCAGGCGGCGCGCCAGTCCGGGCGCTGCCTCGCCTGCGGCAATCCCTACTGTGAGTGGAAGTGCCCGGTTCACAACTACATCCCCGACTGGCTCAAACTGATCGAGGAGGGCAATTTGTTCGAGGCGGCGGAACTGTCGCACAAGACCAATTCGCTGCCGGAGATTTGCGGGCGCATCTGCCCGCAGGACCGGCTGTGCGAAGGTGCCTGCACATTGAACGACGGTTTCGGCGCGGTCACCATCGGCGCGGTGGAAAAGTACATCACCGACGAGGCGCTGAAGGCGGGGTGGCGCCCCGACCTGTCCGGCGTCGAGGCCACCGGCAAGCGCGTCGGCATTGTCGGCGCCGGCCCCGCCGGGCTGGCCTGCGCCGATGTGCTGGCGCGCAACGGCATTGAGGCCGTCGTCTATGACCGCTACCCGGAAATCGGCGGCCTGCTGACCTTCGGCATCCCGCCGTTCAAACTGGAAAAACACATCGTGCGCACGCGCCGCCAACTGCTGGAGGAGATGGGCGTTCAGTTTCGCCTTGAGACCGGCGTCGGCGACGACATCCCGTTTCAGGCGCTGCTCGACGAGTACAACGCGGTTTTTCTCGGCATGGGAACCTACACGCCGATGCGCGGCGGCTTTCCCGGCGAGGACCTGGCCGGCGTCCACGAGGCGCTGCCGTACCTGGTGTCGAACATCAACCGCCAACTCAACTACCGCGACGACCTCGCGGAATTCGCCGGCATGGAAGGGCGCCGTGTCGTCGTGCTCGGCGGCGGCGACACCGCGATGGACTGCGTGCGCACCGCGGTTCGCCAGCGCGCGGCGTCGGTCGCCTGCGTCTATCGCCGCGACGAGGACAACATGCCGGGTTCGCGCCGCGAAGTCGCCAACGCGAAGGAGGAGGGCGTGCGCTTCGTCTTCAACCGCCAGCCGACCGCCATCGCCGGCGGCGCCGGCGGCGTCGAGGGCGTGCGCGTGGCCGAAACCCGCCTCGGCGCGCCCGACCGGCGCGGGCGGCGGCGCCCCGAAATCGTCGCCGGCAGCGAGCAGACCATCGCCGCCGACCGCGTCATCGTCGCCTTCGGCTTCAGGCCCAGCCCGCCGCCGTGGTTTTCCGATTTCAACATCGCGCTTGATAACGACGGCAAGGTCATCGCGCCGGCGCGCGGCGACTTCCCGTTCCAGACGGCCAACCCGAAGGTGTTCGCCGGCGGCGACATGGTGCGCGGCTCGGACCTGGTCGTCACCGCGGTGTTCGAGGGCCGCGAGGCGGCGATGGGAATCGCCGACTACCTGCAAGTCGCCTGA